The Bacillus vallismortis genome window below encodes:
- the secE gene encoding preprotein translocase subunit SecE produces the protein MRIMRFFKDVGKEMKKVSWPKGKELTRYTITVISTVIFFIIFFALLDTGISQLIRLIVE, from the coding sequence ATGCGTATTATGAGATTCTTTAAAGATGTTGGGAAAGAAATGAAAAAGGTAAGCTGGCCTAAAGGAAAAGAGTTAACGCGTTATACCATTACGGTGATTTCAACAGTTATCTTTTTTATTATCTTTTTTGCCCTCCTTGATACAGGAATTTCTCAATTAATTCGTTTAATAGTTGAATAA
- the rplJ gene encoding 50S ribosomal protein L10 — MSSAIETKKVVVEEIASKLKESKSTIIVDYRGLTVSEVTELRKQLREANVEFKVYKNTMTRRAVEQAELNGLNDFLTGPNAIAFSTEDVVAPAKVLNDFAKNHEALEIKAGVIEGKVSSVEEVKALAELPSRDGLLSMLLSVLQAPVRNFALAAKAVAEQKEEQGA; from the coding sequence ATGAGCAGCGCAATTGAAACAAAAAAAGTTGTTGTTGAAGAAATTGCTTCTAAACTGAAAGAAAGTAAATCAACGATCATCGTTGACTACCGCGGACTTACCGTTTCTGAAGTAACAGAACTTCGTAAACAGCTTCGCGAAGCTAACGTTGAGTTCAAAGTTTACAAAAATACGATGACTCGCCGTGCGGTTGAACAAGCTGAGCTTAATGGTTTGAATGATTTCTTAACTGGACCGAACGCGATCGCATTCAGTACTGAAGATGTTGTCGCTCCGGCTAAAGTTCTTAATGACTTCGCTAAAAATCACGAAGCTCTTGAAATTAAAGCTGGCGTTATCGAAGGCAAAGTTTCTAGTGTTGAAGAAGTGAAAGCTCTTGCTGAACTTCCATCACGCGATGGCTTGCTTTCTATGTTGCTTAGCGTACTTCAAGCTCCAGTTCGCAACTTTGCTCTTGCTGCAAAAGCTGTGGCAGAACAAAAAGAAGAACAAGGCGCTTAA
- the rlmB gene encoding 23S rRNA (guanosine(2251)-2'-O)-methyltransferase RlmB encodes MSQQHDYVIGKNAVIETLKSDRKLYKLWMAENTVKGQAQQVIELAKKQGITIQYVPRKKLDQMVTGQHQGVVAQVAAYEYAELDDLYKAAEERNEQPFFLILDELEDPHNLGSIMRTADAVGAHGIVIPKRRAVGLTTTVAKASTGAIEHIPVVKVTNLARTLEEMKERGIWVVGTDASAREDYRNMDGNMPLALVIGSEGKGMGRLVKEKCDFLIKLPMAGKVTSLNASVAAGLLMYEVYRKRNPLGE; translated from the coding sequence ATGAGTCAGCAACATGATTACGTCATAGGAAAAAATGCAGTGATCGAAACGTTAAAATCAGATCGGAAGCTGTATAAGCTGTGGATGGCGGAAAACACCGTAAAGGGACAAGCACAGCAGGTGATTGAACTTGCGAAAAAGCAGGGAATCACGATTCAATATGTCCCGAGAAAAAAACTCGATCAAATGGTGACAGGGCAGCATCAAGGCGTAGTGGCACAGGTTGCCGCTTATGAATATGCGGAACTGGATGATTTATATAAAGCAGCCGAAGAAAGAAATGAACAGCCTTTCTTCCTTATTTTGGACGAACTTGAAGACCCTCATAATCTTGGTTCCATTATGAGAACAGCTGATGCGGTAGGCGCCCATGGCATCGTGATTCCAAAACGGAGAGCTGTCGGGCTGACAACAACAGTGGCAAAAGCATCAACAGGCGCGATCGAGCATATCCCTGTGGTGAAAGTAACCAATCTGGCACGAACGTTAGAAGAGATGAAAGAGCGGGGTATCTGGGTTGTCGGAACGGATGCGTCTGCGCGTGAGGATTACCGCAATATGGACGGCAATATGCCTTTGGCTTTAGTTATCGGAAGTGAAGGAAAAGGAATGGGCCGCCTCGTTAAAGAAAAGTGTGATTTTCTCATTAAACTCCCGATGGCCGGGAAGGTAACTTCACTGAATGCATCTGTAGCGGCTGGTCTTTTGATGTATGAAGTCTATCGGAAACGAAACCCTCTGGGAGAATAA
- the rplA gene encoding 50S ribosomal protein L1 produces MAKKGKKYAEAAKLVDRSKAYDVSEAVALVKKTNTAKFDATVEVAFRLGVDPRKNDQQIRGAVVLPNGTGKTQRVLVFAKGEKAKEAEAAGADFVGDTDYINKIQQGWFDFDVIVATPDMMGEVGKIGRVLGPKGLMPNPKTGTVTFEVEKAIGEIKAGKVEYRVDKAGNIHVPIGKVSFEDEKLVENFTTMYDTILKAKPAAAKGVYVKNVAVTSTMGPGVKVDSSTFNVK; encoded by the coding sequence ATGGCTAAAAAAGGTAAAAAGTACGCTGAAGCTGCTAAGCTTGTAGATCGTTCAAAAGCTTACGACGTTTCTGAAGCAGTAGCTCTCGTTAAAAAAACAAACACAGCTAAATTCGACGCTACAGTTGAAGTGGCTTTCCGTCTAGGGGTTGACCCTCGTAAAAACGACCAGCAAATCCGTGGAGCAGTTGTGCTTCCAAACGGAACTGGTAAAACTCAGCGCGTTCTCGTTTTCGCAAAAGGCGAAAAAGCGAAAGAAGCTGAAGCTGCTGGTGCAGATTTCGTTGGCGATACTGACTACATCAACAAAATTCAACAAGGCTGGTTCGATTTCGATGTAATCGTAGCAACACCTGACATGATGGGTGAAGTTGGTAAAATCGGCCGTGTACTTGGACCAAAAGGTTTAATGCCAAACCCTAAAACTGGTACAGTTACTTTCGAAGTTGAAAAAGCAATCGGCGAAATCAAAGCTGGTAAAGTTGAATACCGTGTTGATAAAGCTGGAAACATTCATGTTCCTATCGGTAAAGTTTCTTTCGAGGATGAAAAACTTGTTGAGAACTTCACAACAATGTACGATACAATCCTGAAAGCTAAACCTGCTGCAGCAAAAGGCGTTTACGTGAAAAACGTTGCGGTAACTTCTACTATGGGACCTGGTGTCAAAGTAGACTCTTCAACTTTCAACGTAAAATAA
- the rplL gene encoding 50S ribosomal protein L7/L12, translating into MALNIEEIIASVKEATVLELNDLVKAIEEEFGVTAAAPVAVAGGAAAGGAAEEQSEFDLILAGAGSQKIKVIKVVREITGLGLKEAKELVDNTPKPLKEGIAKEEAEELKAKLEEVGASVEVK; encoded by the coding sequence ATGGCTTTAAATATCGAAGAAATCATTGCTTCCGTTAAAGAAGCAACTGTACTTGAATTGAACGACCTAGTAAAAGCAATCGAAGAAGAGTTTGGCGTAACTGCTGCTGCTCCTGTAGCTGTAGCTGGCGGAGCTGCTGCAGGCGGAGCTGCTGAAGAGCAAAGCGAATTCGACCTTATCCTTGCTGGTGCAGGTTCTCAAAAAATCAAAGTTATCAAAGTTGTACGTGAAATCACTGGTCTTGGCTTGAAAGAAGCTAAAGAACTTGTTGACAACACTCCAAAACCACTTAAAGAAGGTATTGCTAAAGAAGAAGCTGAAGAGCTTAAAGCTAAACTTGAAGAAGTTGGCGCTTCTGTAGAAGTTAAGTAA
- the rae1 gene encoding ribosome-dependent mRNA decay endonuclease Rae1/YacP, giving the protein MDILLVDGYNMIGAWPQLKDLKANSFEEARDVLIQKMAEYQSYTGNRVIVVFDAHLVKGLEKKQTNHRVEVIFTKENETADERIEKLAQALNNIATQIHVATSDYTEQWAIFGQGALRKSARELLREVEAIERRIERRVRKITSEKPAGKIALSEEVLKTFEKWRRGDLD; this is encoded by the coding sequence ATGGATATCCTGTTAGTAGACGGATACAACATGATTGGAGCCTGGCCGCAGCTGAAGGATTTAAAAGCGAACAGTTTTGAAGAGGCGAGAGACGTACTGATTCAGAAAATGGCGGAATATCAATCGTATACAGGAAACAGGGTTATTGTTGTTTTTGACGCGCATCTCGTAAAAGGGCTTGAGAAAAAACAGACCAACCACAGAGTTGAAGTGATTTTTACAAAAGAAAATGAAACGGCTGATGAGCGGATAGAAAAGCTTGCTCAGGCGTTGAATAATATCGCGACTCAAATTCATGTCGCGACCTCTGATTATACTGAACAGTGGGCGATTTTCGGACAGGGGGCATTGCGGAAATCGGCCCGGGAGCTTTTGAGAGAGGTAGAAGCGATTGAAAGGCGAATAGAGAGACGGGTCAGAAAAATCACTTCCGAAAAGCCGGCGGGTAAAATTGCTTTATCAGAAGAGGTTTTGAAAACGTTTGAAAAGTGGAGGCGGGGGGACTTAGATTAA
- the nusG gene encoding transcription termination/antitermination protein NusG, with the protein MEKNWYVVHTYSGYENKVKANLEKRVESMGMQDKIFRVVVPEEEETDIKNGKKKVVKKKVFPGYVLVEIVMTDDSWYVVRNTPGVTGFVGSAGSGSKPTALLPGEAETILKRMGMDERKTDIDFELKETVKVIDGPFANFTGSIEEIDYDKSKVKVFVNMFGRETPVELEFTQIDKL; encoded by the coding sequence ATGGAAAAGAATTGGTATGTTGTTCACACGTACTCTGGTTATGAGAATAAAGTAAAAGCCAACTTGGAAAAACGTGTTGAATCAATGGGGATGCAAGATAAAATTTTCCGTGTAGTCGTACCTGAAGAAGAAGAAACGGATATCAAAAACGGCAAGAAAAAAGTGGTGAAAAAGAAAGTATTCCCTGGTTATGTGCTTGTTGAAATTGTAATGACAGACGACTCTTGGTATGTTGTCCGCAACACGCCGGGCGTTACTGGATTCGTAGGATCTGCCGGCTCTGGTTCAAAACCTACGGCGCTTCTTCCGGGCGAAGCAGAAACCATTCTGAAGAGAATGGGCATGGACGAACGCAAAACGGACATTGACTTTGAACTGAAAGAGACAGTGAAAGTAATAGACGGACCTTTTGCTAACTTTACTGGGTCAATTGAAGAGATTGATTATGATAAAAGCAAGGTCAAAGTTTTCGTTAATATGTTCGGCCGGGAAACGCCGGTTGAGCTGGAATTTACCCAAATCGATAAATTGTAA
- a CDS encoding mini-ribonuclease 3 translates to MLDFETIKDSKQLNGLALAYIGDAIFEVYVRHHLLKQGFTKPNDLHKKSSRIVSAKSQAEILFFLQDQSFFTEEEEAVLKRGRNAKSGTTPKNTDVQTYRYSTAFEALLGYLFLEKKEDRLSQLVAEAIQFGTSGRKTNESAT, encoded by the coding sequence ATGCTTGATTTTGAGACGATAAAAGATTCAAAGCAGCTTAACGGTCTTGCGCTTGCTTATATAGGTGATGCCATTTTTGAAGTGTATGTCAGGCATCACCTGCTTAAGCAGGGCTTTACCAAACCAAATGATCTTCATAAGAAATCAAGCCGGATTGTTTCGGCAAAGTCACAGGCTGAGATCCTATTCTTTCTGCAGGATCAATCATTTTTTACGGAAGAAGAGGAAGCGGTGCTGAAAAGAGGCAGAAATGCCAAGTCGGGAACGACACCTAAAAATACAGATGTTCAGACGTACCGCTACAGTACGGCATTTGAAGCGCTGCTTGGCTACCTTTTTCTAGAGAAAAAAGAGGATAGACTTAGTCAGCTCGTTGCCGAAGCTATACAATTCGGGACGTCAGGGAGGAAAACAAATGAGTCAGCAACATGA
- a CDS encoding class I SAM-dependent methyltransferase, with protein sequence MSEHYYSDKPSVKSNKQTWSFRLRKKDFTFTSDSGVFSKKEVDFGSRLLIDSFEEPEVEGGILDVGCGYGPIGLSLASDFKDRTIHMIDVNERAVELSNENAEQNGITNVKIYQSDLFSNVDSAQTFASILTNPPIRAGKKVVHAIFEKSAEHLKTSGELWIVIQKKQGAPSAIEKLEELFDEVSVVQKKKGYYIIKAKKV encoded by the coding sequence ATGAGTGAGCATTATTATTCAGATAAACCTTCAGTTAAAAGCAACAAGCAAACCTGGTCTTTTAGGCTTCGTAAAAAAGATTTCACGTTTACCAGCGACAGCGGGGTTTTTTCTAAAAAGGAAGTTGATTTCGGCTCCCGCCTGCTGATTGATTCTTTTGAAGAGCCTGAAGTTGAGGGCGGCATTCTGGATGTTGGCTGCGGGTACGGCCCGATTGGTTTATCGCTCGCCAGCGACTTTAAAGACCGGACCATCCACATGATTGACGTTAATGAGAGAGCCGTAGAGCTATCAAATGAAAATGCGGAACAAAATGGAATAACAAACGTTAAGATTTATCAGAGTGATTTGTTTTCGAACGTTGATTCTGCTCAAACATTTGCTTCTATTCTTACAAATCCCCCAATCCGAGCCGGAAAAAAAGTTGTCCATGCTATCTTTGAGAAAAGCGCTGAACACTTAAAAACTTCAGGTGAGTTGTGGATCGTCATACAGAAAAAACAAGGCGCGCCTTCTGCCATTGAAAAGCTCGAGGAATTGTTCGATGAAGTTTCTGTCGTTCAAAAAAAGAAAGGCTATTATATCATAAAAGCAAAAAAAGTTTGA
- the rpmG gene encoding 50S ribosomal protein L33, with product MRKKITLACKTCGNRNYTTMKSSASAAERLEVKKYCSTCNSHTAHLETK from the coding sequence ATGAGAAAAAAGATTACCTTGGCATGCAAGACTTGCGGAAACCGTAATTATACGACAATGAAGAGCTCTGCATCAGCGGCTGAGCGATTAGAAGTAAAGAAATACTGCAGTACTTGCAATTCACATACAGCTCATCTTGAAACAAAATAG
- the gltX gene encoding glutamate--tRNA ligase yields the protein MGNEVRVRYAPSPTGHLHIGNARTALFNYLFARNQGGKFIIRVEDTDKKRNIEGGEQSQLNYLKWLGIDWDESVDVGGEYGPYRQSERNDIYKVYYEELLEKGLAYKCYCTEEELEKEREEQIARGEMPRYSGKHRNLTQEEQEKFIAEGRKPSIRFRVPEGKVIAFNDIVKGEITFESDGIGDFVIVKKDGTPTYNFAVAIDDYLMKMTHVLRGEDHISNTPKQIMIYQAFGWDVPQFGHMTLIVNESRKKLSKRDESIIQFIEQYKELGYLPEALFNFIGLLGWSPVGEEELFTREQFIDIFDVNRLSKSPALFDMHKLKWVNNQYVKKLDLDQVVELTLPHLQKAGKVGTELSAEEQEWVRKLISLYHEQLSYGAEIVELTDLFFTDKIEYNQEAKAVLEEEQVPEVLSTFAAKLEELEEFTPDNIKASIKAVQKETGHKGKKLFMPIRVAVTGQTHGPELPQSIELIGKEIAIQRLKTSK from the coding sequence ATGGGAAACGAAGTACGCGTCCGTTATGCACCGAGTCCAACCGGACATTTGCATATTGGAAATGCCAGAACGGCGCTTTTTAATTATTTATTTGCCCGCAACCAAGGCGGTAAGTTTATTATTCGTGTTGAGGACACTGATAAAAAGCGCAATATTGAGGGCGGAGAACAAAGCCAGCTGAATTATCTGAAATGGCTCGGTATTGACTGGGATGAGAGTGTCGATGTCGGCGGTGAATACGGTCCATATCGTCAGTCAGAGCGTAACGATATCTATAAAGTGTACTATGAAGAGCTGCTTGAAAAAGGGCTTGCTTATAAATGTTACTGTACGGAAGAAGAGCTTGAAAAAGAGCGTGAAGAACAGATTGCCCGCGGAGAAATGCCGCGCTATTCCGGAAAACACAGAAATCTGACTCAGGAAGAACAGGAGAAATTTATTGCTGAAGGCAGAAAACCGAGTATTCGTTTCCGCGTGCCGGAAGGAAAAGTCATCGCCTTCAATGATATCGTAAAAGGCGAAATTACTTTCGAGTCAGATGGCATTGGCGACTTTGTTATTGTGAAAAAAGACGGAACGCCGACTTACAACTTCGCGGTAGCTATTGACGACTACTTAATGAAAATGACACATGTGCTGCGCGGTGAGGATCATATTTCTAACACACCGAAACAGATTATGATCTACCAAGCATTCGGATGGGATGTTCCTCAGTTCGGACACATGACGCTGATCGTCAATGAAAGCCGTAAAAAGCTCAGCAAACGTGATGAGTCCATTATTCAATTCATAGAGCAGTATAAAGAGCTTGGCTACTTGCCAGAAGCGCTGTTCAACTTTATCGGTCTGCTTGGCTGGTCACCGGTTGGAGAAGAAGAGCTATTCACAAGAGAACAGTTTATTGACATTTTTGATGTAAACCGTTTATCTAAATCACCAGCTTTGTTTGATATGCATAAGCTAAAATGGGTTAACAACCAATATGTGAAGAAGCTGGATCTTGATCAGGTTGTTGAACTGACTCTTCCGCATTTGCAAAAGGCCGGAAAAGTCGGTACTGAGCTTTCTGCTGAAGAACAAGAATGGGTTCGTAAACTGATTTCCCTTTACCATGAGCAATTAAGCTACGGTGCGGAGATTGTTGAGCTGACTGATTTGTTCTTTACGGATAAGATCGAGTATAATCAAGAAGCAAAAGCTGTTCTGGAAGAGGAACAGGTTCCTGAAGTGCTCAGCACATTCGCTGCGAAGCTTGAAGAACTTGAGGAGTTCACTCCGGATAACATCAAAGCATCGATCAAAGCAGTGCAGAAAGAAACTGGCCATAAAGGGAAAAAACTGTTTATGCCGATCCGTGTTGCTGTAACAGGCCAGACTCACGGTCCGGAACTGCCGCAATCAATTGAATTGATCGGTAAAGAGATTGCGATTCAGCGTTTAAAAACATCTAAATAG
- the sigH gene encoding RNA polymerase sporulation sigma factor SigH — protein sequence MNLQNNKGKFNKEQFCQLEDEQVIEKVHVGDSDALDYLITKYRNFVRAKARSYFLIGADREDIVQEGMIGLYKSIRDFKEDKLTSFKAFAELCITRQIITAIKTATRQKHIPLNSYVSLDKPIFDEESDRTLLDVISGAKTLNPEEMIINQEEFDDIEMKMGEILSDLERKVLVLYLDGRSYQEISDELNRHVKSIDNALQRVKRKLEKYLEIREISF from the coding sequence GTGAATCTACAGAACAACAAGGGAAAATTCAACAAAGAACAGTTTTGTCAGTTGGAGGACGAGCAGGTCATTGAAAAGGTTCATGTTGGGGACAGTGATGCGTTAGATTACTTGATTACGAAGTACCGAAACTTTGTTCGGGCAAAAGCAAGATCCTATTTTTTAATAGGAGCGGACAGAGAGGATATTGTTCAGGAAGGTATGATAGGCCTTTATAAGTCTATTCGCGACTTTAAAGAGGACAAGCTTACCTCATTCAAAGCTTTCGCAGAATTATGTATTACCCGCCAAATTATTACCGCAATAAAGACAGCTACTCGCCAGAAACACATTCCTTTGAATTCCTACGTCTCATTAGATAAACCGATTTTTGATGAAGAATCAGACCGAACGCTGCTTGATGTTATTTCAGGAGCGAAAACCTTAAATCCTGAGGAAATGATCATCAACCAGGAAGAATTTGATGATATTGAAATGAAAATGGGAGAAATATTAAGTGATTTAGAGAGAAAAGTACTCGTCTTATATCTTGACGGGAGAAGTTACCAAGAGATTTCTGATGAACTGAACCGGCATGTGAAATCGATCGATAATGCCCTTCAGCGTGTGAAACGCAAGCTGGAGAAGTACTTGGAAATTCGCGAAATCAGTTTTTGA
- the rplK gene encoding 50S ribosomal protein L11 codes for MAKKVVKVVKLQIPAGKANPAPPVGPALGQAGVNIMGFCKEFNARTADQAGLIIPVEISVYEDRSFTFITKTPPAAVLLKKAAGIESGSGEPNRNKVATVKRDKVREIAETKMPDLNAADVEAAMRMVEGTARSMGIVIED; via the coding sequence GTGGCTAAAAAAGTAGTAAAAGTTGTAAAATTGCAAATTCCTGCTGGAAAAGCTAACCCAGCACCACCAGTTGGACCTGCACTTGGTCAAGCCGGTGTTAACATCATGGGATTCTGTAAGGAGTTCAACGCTCGTACAGCTGACCAAGCTGGTTTAATTATTCCTGTTGAAATTTCGGTTTACGAAGACCGTTCATTTACATTTATTACAAAAACTCCACCTGCTGCTGTATTGCTTAAAAAAGCGGCTGGAATTGAGTCTGGTTCTGGTGAACCAAACCGTAATAAAGTGGCAACCGTTAAGCGCGATAAAGTACGCGAAATCGCTGAAACGAAAATGCCTGACTTAAACGCAGCAGACGTTGAAGCGGCAATGCGCATGGTTGAAGGTACTGCCCGTAGTATGGGTATTGTAATCGAGGATTAA
- the cysE gene encoding serine O-acetyltransferase, protein MFFRMLKEDIDTVFDQDPAARSYFEVILTYSGLHAIWAHRIAHALYKRKFYFLARLISQVSRFFTGIEIHPGATIGRRFFIDHGMGVVIGETCEIGNNVTVFQGVTLGGTGKEKGKRHPTIKNDALIATGAKVLGSITVGEGSKIGAGSVVLHDVPDFSTVVGIPGRVVVQNGKKVRRDLNHQDLPDPVADRFKSLEQQILELKAEIEDRKERINQK, encoded by the coding sequence GTGTTTTTTAGAATGCTCAAAGAAGACATTGATACAGTGTTCGATCAAGATCCAGCAGCAAGAAGCTATTTTGAAGTGATTTTAACTTATTCCGGTTTACATGCTATATGGGCGCATCGGATTGCACATGCTTTATATAAACGAAAATTTTATTTCCTTGCACGCCTTATATCTCAAGTAAGCCGATTTTTTACCGGGATCGAAATCCACCCCGGCGCTACAATCGGGAGAAGATTCTTCATAGACCATGGTATGGGGGTTGTCATTGGGGAGACATGTGAAATCGGTAATAACGTCACCGTTTTTCAGGGGGTTACCCTCGGGGGAACGGGGAAAGAAAAGGGAAAAAGGCACCCAACGATTAAAAATGACGCATTGATAGCCACAGGTGCTAAAGTGCTCGGTTCGATTACTGTCGGTGAAGGCTCAAAGATTGGTGCCGGTTCAGTAGTGTTGCACGACGTTCCTGATTTTTCAACAGTTGTCGGCATCCCTGGACGGGTCGTTGTACAAAATGGCAAGAAAGTAAGACGCGATTTAAACCATCAGGATTTGCCCGATCCGGTTGCTGATCGCTTTAAGTCTTTGGAACAGCAGATTTTAGAGCTGAAGGCAGAAATTGAAGACAGAAAAGAAAGGATCAATCAAAAATGA
- the cysS gene encoding cysteine--tRNA ligase, protein MTITLYNTLTRQKETFVPLEEGKVKMYVCGPTVYNYIHIGNARPAIVYDTVRNYLEYKGYDVQYVSNFTDVDDKLIKAANELGEDVPAISERFIKAYFEDVGALGCRKADLHPRVMENMDVIIEFVDQLVKKGYAYESEGDVYFKTRAFEGYGKLSQQSIDELRSGARIRVGEKKEDALDFALWKAAKDGEISWDSPWGKGRPGWHIECSAMVKKYLGDQIDIHAGGQDLTFPHHENEIAQSEALTGKTFAKYWLHNGYINIDNEKMSKSLGNFVLVHDIIKQHDPQLLRFFMLSVHYRHPINYSEELLENTKSAFNRLKTAYSNLQHRLNSSTNLTEDDDQWLEKVEEHRKAFEEAMDDDFNTANAISVLFDLAKHANYYLQKDHTADHVITAFIEMFNRIVSVLGFSLGEQELLDQEIEDLIEKRNEARRNRDFALSDQIRDQLKSMNIILEDTAQGTRWKRGE, encoded by the coding sequence ATGACAATCACACTTTATAATACATTGACTAGACAGAAGGAAACATTCGTTCCTCTTGAAGAGGGAAAAGTGAAAATGTACGTGTGCGGACCGACGGTTTACAATTACATTCACATCGGGAACGCGCGTCCCGCTATCGTTTATGATACGGTTCGAAATTATCTGGAGTATAAAGGCTATGATGTGCAGTATGTCTCTAACTTTACAGACGTAGACGATAAATTAATAAAAGCGGCAAATGAACTTGGTGAGGATGTGCCTGCCATTTCAGAGCGTTTTATTAAAGCATACTTTGAAGATGTAGGTGCGCTCGGCTGCCGAAAAGCCGACCTTCATCCGCGAGTGATGGAAAACATGGATGTGATTATCGAGTTCGTAGATCAGCTCGTGAAAAAGGGCTACGCTTATGAATCAGAAGGTGACGTTTATTTCAAAACAAGAGCATTTGAAGGGTATGGAAAGCTTTCTCAGCAATCAATTGATGAACTGAGATCAGGTGCACGCATCCGGGTCGGTGAGAAAAAAGAAGATGCTCTTGATTTCGCGCTGTGGAAAGCGGCGAAAGACGGAGAAATCTCTTGGGATAGCCCTTGGGGTAAAGGACGTCCGGGCTGGCATATTGAATGCTCAGCGATGGTGAAAAAGTATTTGGGTGACCAGATTGATATCCATGCGGGCGGACAGGATTTAACCTTCCCTCACCATGAAAATGAAATTGCGCAATCTGAGGCGCTGACAGGCAAAACGTTTGCGAAGTACTGGCTCCATAATGGCTATATCAATATTGATAATGAAAAGATGTCAAAATCACTGGGCAACTTTGTGCTTGTGCATGACATCATTAAACAGCATGATCCGCAGCTTTTAAGATTCTTTATGCTATCTGTTCATTATCGTCATCCCATTAACTATTCAGAAGAACTTTTGGAGAATACCAAAAGTGCGTTTAACCGTTTGAAAACAGCGTACAGCAACCTCCAGCACCGTCTGAACAGCAGTACGAATTTAACGGAAGATGACGATCAATGGCTGGAGAAAGTGGAAGAGCACCGCAAAGCATTCGAAGAAGCGATGGACGATGATTTTAATACGGCGAATGCCATTTCTGTCTTATTCGACTTAGCGAAGCATGCTAATTATTATCTTCAGAAAGATCATACGGCTGATCATGTGATTACGGCGTTTATTGAGATGTTTAACCGCATTGTTTCTGTCCTCGGTTTTTCATTGGGAGAGCAGGAACTGCTTGATCAAGAGATTGAAGACTTAATCGAAAAAAGAAATGAAGCGCGCCGGAATCGCGATTTTGCATTGTCAGATCAGATCCGCGACCAGCTGAAAAGCATGAATATCATTCTTGAAGATACGGCTCAAGGCACTCGCTGGAAACGGGGAGAATAA